The following proteins come from a genomic window of Pichia kudriavzevii chromosome 1, complete sequence:
- a CDS encoding uncharacterized protein (PKUD0A04450; similar to Saccharomyces cerevisiae YGR217W (CCH1); ancestral locus Anc_5.113) — protein MPAINPQDESEMPPRIILSRGTTDISQSVSRSASRNALGNGDNGRLSPRNSNLLESVYMDEDGSFSANDETENDVTSNNDLKSFHSVAEDYKRLSMFSKHHDVDGDHQDPSFLDTLADTSKSLFNKTTTTTRKLHPHGEKKPLKIEIPSSHEDESNWPAITPILKTPARFRKSQELDEDLSSVLDEALFSSVWMPTDSAPPQNTRHSPKKTVNADSHQNLRRRKASSASYNTDSFNYDLELNDAIPMKDLSTGINNGIKVDNYMASNQSQQDVFLQVPDQTRPMIVIDSSNNSSLLDMSLNISQQSLPQTIKDAKAKPVSRKQGISKMFAKLSNVVNADSPHIDESDEEDNFDNRQDEQEAATESEHQSETMSRDAPTGSSRLFQEELPSNKRYSNGSILKLYMDEIDRKNHQNDDIISVLNIEQTDEISVSSNEEPPPSHEIPGNGDDINGGNAPRLYGNSLKIFPPDSKLRSLCYKIVTSPITNQFSVLLLTTQVGWLAFQQWKAEYGFVFNKGPTNADWAMLSYYILYTLEMLAKIVAFGLYDDSQMIEALRLQRYENELQKFYKRTFQRLKNSKFFNKDKRNPKISLPLSPVSGATHTDDPFDDSYAINPFEQHVVTPESALEQPQEIDDTYETPDALHHNKLNHSTRYAYLRTNWNRVDFVSILSFWIQFGMTFNYKDIQKVQVFRALMCLRILRLLNVTRGSRIILRGLNDAASQSKSVILFLMLFWILLSIIGVETFESSFRRQCVWTNPNNSSDTYLHELQFCGSYFEPGTLEILPYLNQFGEPSKIAKGFACPVNSKCIIGENPYNDHLSFDNIVYSLQSLFVVMSANTFTDLMYYTMDSDTMASSLFFICGIFILDVWMINLVVAVILHSYKTEERLQKPHISWLEKSRQRYQQFVSNSKLIKLWKKVEYIFVLIILISFIYGCTKTREDGVFPKQYNTWDFITSIILMVEVILRFMIFVLAGDWKMFFFSGFNIIDLFLATVTLVISSPTVYNSISSVAYGWLSIFGILRFYRVIVSIKPVRESWKIALKRVKPFVELIIFGALLLFFVSIIMSRLFEGVVPEEEMSDTPWAMYNLPNSIVSLFIIMTTENWSDILYVVEQYSNSTFNAMCYGCFLIFWFFLSNTVLMSIFIAIITDNLELSDAEKKINQIKQFMKSCIKQSKNSSEEGIIDLVRNKFVAGSQSEEANDFLARMNELMLANGKPPIDISKYEVGDDDTMKGRILMMKRDIIESSFYKKVQPSIDAAKHHIKVFYYNYIRRSVKLLFLGRKDDENRIYSRDSEANNLNENHNFQRPQNVDRSLLVFTNENPIRRFCQMFISPTNLKRTEGRQPAPKCMITFSIFMFLSSIVVVILACYETPLYRMSKLSYNIYNSWMVYPDAIFIVIFTVEFFMRVIADGLLFGPRAYFKSFYNFLDFYVLMSFWVPIVSVLSDNYTLLVTFDAVRAFRTFRLLTINKQTQMVFNIAIISGAMKIISAALVSLSLLIPFSLWGLNIFSKEMSSCVDGVSALNDCRFEYTNTVFKWNVLSPNYVETPLLYFDNFGNSFNSLFQILSLEGWVDLLGDVVNITTYGEQPNLFYTPGNGFFVIFFIFVATIFIINLFISIIINNYQVQTGIAFLSNDQYGWYEVKKVLSRVTLGKGINESNMSYWQNRVYNFITKKKGIWSRYTAFILLLHFAALVSECYPDSYNGESVRTGIYLFTTLNLFINQTLFLYAIGMKAFFTKKWNIIITFLITTAFIMSAFALNYRSKNVFYNLYKVCLVSVLCLAIPQIDALYQLLKCGSTALVSLLTILYTWLVLYLAFAIAMNQVFGLTKIGPNTSGNINARTVTKALILLFRNSFGEGWNYIMDDFKLSMPYCTSYGQYTDCGNIIGAQIFFIVWNILSMYIFLNILISVVITNFSYVYHGSGPHKLITREELRKFKKAWRKFDPNGTGFIYEHDLYRFLSSLDGVLSYHVYPKYVSLGSIYRRVVLDENPGNGYDVKINVTRLEEILSLIDYGEIRQRRLRYARLVSELLNTATIVPVDNESHHQVGVIRKIPFSDSLQLVGFYSTFEDSTCLNLEDFLRHSAQIRLINRELRKEKILLTIKMIFTRLRYKYALDKGRVFEKLKNADSLSEKQQIKEELRKQLKGKDISLEVLMDRLNDTDEGHPVFSNQLYRAMSQSSRNPFNDGYVLRNLDDDEISVVDSSSGESDDYKDIFNKTEFTVKSKRS, from the coding sequence ATGCCTGCAATTAACCCCCAAGATGAATCGGAGATGCCGCCTAGGATCATCCTCTCCAGAGGCACTACAGATATCTCGCAGAGTGTATCAAGGAGTGCATCGAGAAATGCCTTAGGGAATGGTGATAATGGGAGACTGTCACCTCGAAATTCCAACCTCTTGGAATCGGTGTACATGGATGAAGATGGGTCGTTTAGTGCAAATGACGAAACGGAGAATGATGTGACGTCCAACAATGACCTCAAGAGTTTCCATTCTGTGGCTGAGGATTATAAACGACTATCgatgttttcaaaacatcacGACGTTGATGGGGATCATCAGGATCCCTCCTTTCTTGATACACTAGCAGATACTTCAAAGAGCTTGTTcaataaaacaacaacaactacaCGGAAACTTCATCCTCAtggagagaaaaaacccttgaaaattgaaatccCCTCCTCACATGAAGATGAATCAAATTGGCCTGCAATTACTcccattttgaaaacccCTGCAAGGTTTCGGAAATCTCAAGAATTGGATGAAGACTTGTCCTCGGTATTAGATGAAgcattattttcaagtgTTTGGATGCCCACAGATTCGGCTCCACCTCAAAACACTAGACACTCACCAAAGAAAACCGTAAATGCTGACAGCCACCAAAATCTTAGAAGGAGGAAAGCCAGCTCAGCCTCTTATAATACAGATTCCTTCAACTATGACTTGGAATTGAACGATGCAATACCAATGAAAGATTTATCTACTGGCATAAACAATGGTATAAAAGTTGACAATTACATGGCTTCAAACCAATCTCAACAGGACGTATTCCTACAGGTTCCAGATCAAACCCGTCCAATGATTGTCATAGATTCATCCAACAATAGTTCCTTGCTTGATATGAGCTTGAATATAAGTCAACAATCGTTACCGCAAACAATAAAGGACGCAAAAGCGAAACCGGTTTCCCGTAAGCAAGGAATATCAAAGATGTTTGCTAAACTCTCAAATGTGGTCAATGCAGATTCCCCTcatattgatgaatctgaCGAGGAAGACAATTTTGACAACCGTCAAGACGAACAAGAAGCAGCCACAGAATCTGAACACCAAAGTGAAACAATGAGTAGGGATGCACCCACTGGTTCTTCACGATTATTTCAGGAGGAACTGCCATCGAATAAAAGGTATTCGAATGGATCCATTCTAAAGCTTTACAtggatgaaattgataggaaaaatcaccaaaatgatgatattatatCGGTGTTGAACATTGAGCAAACTGACGAAATTTCAGTGAGTAGCAATGAGGAGCCTCCCCCCTCACATGAAATACCTGGTAACGGCGATGATATAAATGGGGGAAACGCCCCTCGTTTATACGGAAATTCCTTGAAGATTTTCCCCCCAGATTCTAAGTTACGGAGCTTATGTTATAAAATAGTTACCAGTCCGATAACTAACCAGTTTTCGGTGCTTTTGTTAACTACCCAAGTGGGATGGCTAGCTTTTCAGCAGTGGAAGGCTGAATACGGATTTGTGTTTAATAAAGGCCCTACAAATGCAGATTGGGCCATGCTAAGTTATTACATTCTTTATACACTTGAAATGCTAGCTAAAATTGTTGCTTTTGGATTATATGACGACTCACAAATGATTGAGGCCTTGCGATTGCAAAGATATGAAAATGAATTACAGAAGTTCTACAAAAGAACCTTTCAGAGACTAAAAAACAgtaaattcttcaataaggACAAGAGAAACCCTAAGATATCTTTGCCACTAAGTCCAGTTTCGGGTGCTACCCATACAGATGACCCCTTTGATGATTCATATGCAATCAATCCATTTGAACAACATGTAGTCACACCTGAATCAGCATTAGAACAACCACAGGAAATAGACGATACATACGAAACCCCTGATGCTTTGCACCATAATAAATTGAATCATTCCACCAGATATGCGTATTTACGTACAAATTGGAACAGGGTTGATTTTGTATCTATATTGAGTTTTTGGATTCAATTTGGAATGACATTCAATTATAAGGATATACAGAAAGTTCAGGTATTTAGAGCTTTGATGTGTTTGCGAATTTTGAGACTATTAAATGTCACTAGGGGTTCAAGAATTATTCTCAGGGGCCTCAATGATGCTGCTTCACAATCAAAAAGTgttattctttttctcaTGTTGTTCTGGATTTTGCTCAGTATAATTGGTGTTGAAACATTCGAGTCCTCTTTTCGTCGTCAATGTGTGTGGACAAATCCCAACAACTCTTCTGATACGTATTTACACGAATTGCAGTTTTGTGGTTCTTATTTTGAGCCGGGAACGTTGGAGATACTTCCCTACCTTAACCAATTTGGAGAGCCTTCTAAAATTGCCAAAGGTTTTGCCTGTCCGGTGAATTCAAAATGCATTATTGGAGAAAATCCCTACAATGATCATCTCTCGTTTGACAATATCGTATATTCACTTCAGTCCCTCTTTGTTGTTATGTCTGCCAACACTTTTACTGATTTGATGTATTATACCATGGATAGTGACACTATGGCCTCCTCTTTATTCTTTATCTGTGGAATATTTATTTTGGATGTATGGATGATCAACCTAGTTGTTGCAGTCATTCTTCATTCATATAAGACAGAAGAACGACTACAGAAGCCTCACATTTCTTggcttgaaaaatcaagGCAGAGGTATCAACAATTTGTTTCTAATAGTAAGTTAATAAAGTTGTGGAAAAAAGTTGAATACATTTTTGTTCTTATAATACTGATTTCATTTATCTATGGTTGTACCAAAACAAGAGAAGATGGTGTCTTTCCcaaacaatacaatacGTGGGATTTCATAACGAGTATAATTTTAATGGTCGAGGTGATTTTAAGGTTTATGATCTTTGTTCTTGCTGGAGACTGgaaaatgtttttcttttcggggttcaacatcattgatttgtttttggCAACTGTTACTCTGGTCATCAGCTCACCTACTGTATACAACTCCATTAGCTCGGTGGCATACGGATGGTTGTCtatttttggaattttgagGTTTTACAGAGTCATCGTGTCCATAAAACCTGTCAGAGAGTCTTGGAAAATTGCTCTAAAAAGAGTCAAACCTTTTGTCGAACTAATTATTTTTGGAGCAttgcttttgttttttgtcAGTATAATCATGTCACGGCTGTTTGAAGGGGTCGTcccagaagaagaaatgagCGATACTCCTTGGGCTATGTACAATTTGCCGAACTCCATCGTTTCTCTATTCATAATCATGACTACTGAGAATTGGTCAGATATCCTATATGTTGTTGAACAGTACTCCAATTCTACATTTAATGCCATGTGCTATGGATGcttcttgatattttggttctttttatcaaatACCGTTTTGATGAGTATTTTCATTGCTATTATCACTGATAACTTGGAATTGTCGGATGCAGAAAAAAAGATCAACCAAATAAAGCAATTCATGAAGTCATGTATAAAGCAATCCAAAAATTCCTCAGAGGAAGGTATCATTGATTTGGTGAGAAACAAATTTGTGGCAGGTTCACAATCAGAAGAGGCAAATGATTTTTTGGCACGTATGAATGAATTAATGCTTGCCAATGGAAAACCCCCAATAGACATCAGCAAGTATGAGGTTGGAGATGACGATACTATGAAAGGTAGAATACTTATGATGAAGAGagatattattgaaagttctttttataaaaaaGTTCAGCCCTCAATTGATGCTGCAAAACACCACATTAAAGTGTTCTACTATAACTATATACGAAGAAGTGTAAAGTTACTCTTCCTGGGGAGgaaagatgatgaaaacagAATTTATTCAAGAGACTCTGAAGCAAACAATCTGAATGAAAACCATAATTTTCAAAGGCCACAAAATGTTGATAGGTCATTACTTGTCTttacaaatgaaaatccaatCAGAAGATTTTGTCAAATGTTTATTTCACCAACCAACTTAAAAAGAACAGAGGGAAGACAACCGGCACCAAAATGTATGATTACTTTCTCCATCTTTATGTTTTTATCTtctattgttgttgtgaTTTTGGCTTGTTATGAGACCCCCCTATACAGAATGAGTAAATTAAGTTACAATATTTATAATAGTTGGATGGTTTATCCAGATGCTATATTTATTGTCATATTCACTGTTGAGTTTTTCATGAGAGTTATAGCCGACGGGTTATTATTTGGCCCCAGGGCATACTTCAAATCATTTTACAATTTCCTTGACTTTTATGTGTTAATGTCTTTTTGGGTGCCAATTGTCTCGGTTCTTTCTGACAACTACACATTGCTTGTTACGTTTGATGCTGTCAGAGCTTTTCGTACTTTTAGATTACTTACTATCAACAAACAGACACAGATGGTGTTTAATATTGCTATTATATCCGGTGCTATGAAGATTATCTCTGCAGCTTTAGTTTCGTTATCTTTGCTCATTCCCTTTTCTCTATGGGGATTGAACATTTTTAGCAAGGAAATGTCTAGTTGTGTTGATGGCGTATCTGCATTGAATGATTGTAGATTTGAATATACAAATACAGTATTCAAGTGGAACGTGCTTAGCCCAAACTATGTTGAAACACCTTTATTGtattttgacaattttgGTAATTCGTTCAATTCGttatttcaaatcttgtCACTAGAAGGTTGGGTTGATCTTCTAGGTGACGTAGTTAACATCACTACTTATGGCGAACAACcaaatttgttttataCACCCGGGAATGGGTTTTTtgttatatttttcatttttgtggctaccatcttcattatcaactTATTCATTtctatcatcatcaataattaTCAAGTTCAAACTGGTATTGCATTTCTAAGCAATGACCAGTATGGGTGGTATGAAGTGAAAAAAGTGTTGAGTAGAGTAACTCTTGGTAAAGGAATAAATGAAAGCAATATGAGTTATTGGCAAAACAGAGTATACAACTTCATTACTAAAAAGAAGGGAATTTGGTCAAGATACACTGCGTTCATATTATTGCTGCATTTTGCTGCTTTGGTTTCGGAATGTTATCCAGATTCATACAATGGTGAAAGTGTAAGAACTGgtatatatttatttacCACTTTGAaccttttcatcaaccaaACACTTTTTCTCTATGCAATTGGAATGAAAGCTTTCTTTACTAAAAAGTGGAATATTATCATAACCTTCCTTATTACTACTGCGTTTATTATGTCTGCTTTTGCTCTTAACTATAGGTCTAAGAATGTCTTTTACAATCTCTACAAGGTTTGCTTAGTGTCAGTTTTGTGCTTGGCCATTCCACAGATTGACGCCTTATACCAATTACTTAAATGTGGCTCTACTGCATTGGTTTCATTATTAACAATATTATACACCTGGTTGGTGCTATATCTAGCATTTGCGATTGCAATGAATCAAGTCTTCGGGCTAACGAAGATAGGACCGAATACTTCTGGTAACATCAATGCCAGGACTGTAACAAAGGCTCTCATCCTGTTATTCAGGAATAGTTTTGGTGAAGGATGGAATTACATAATGGATGACTTTAAATTATCAATGCCATATTGTACTTCTTATGGACAGTATACAGATTGTGGAAACATCATTGGGGctcaaatatttttcattgtttggAACATTTTGTCAATgtacatttttttgaatatcttgATTTCTGTGGTCATCACCAACTTTAGTTATGTTTATCATGGATCTGGCCCTCATAAGTTGATTACACGTGAGGAACTTCGCAAATTTAAAAAGGCATGGAGAAAATTTGATCCAAACGGTACTGGATTTATTTATGAACACGATCTCTACAGGTTTTTGTCCTCTCTTGATGGTGTCTTGTCGTATCATGTTTATCCCAAATATGTTTCTCTCGGCTCTATCTATCGTAGAGTTGTCCTCGATGAAAATCCAGGAAATGGTTATGATGTCAAAATAAACGTCACTAGATTGGAGGAGATCCTCTCTTTAATCGATTATGGGGAGATCCGTCAAAGAAGGCTCAGGTATGCAAGATTAGTTTCTGAGCTTTTGAATACCGCAACCATAGTCCCCGTGGATAACGAGAGCCACCACCAAGTGGGGGTTATTCGGAAAATCCCATTTAGTGATTCCCTGCAGTTAGTTGGATTTTATTCGACATTTGAAGATAGCACatgtttgaatttggaagaTTTTCTACGGCACTCTGCCCAAATTCGTTTAATTAACAGGGAGttaagaaaagagaaaattttaCTTACTATTAAGATGATATTTACAAGATTACGTTATAAATATGCCCTTGATAAAGGTAGAgtttttgagaaattgaaaaatgcTGACAGCTTATCAGAGAAGCAGCAAATTAAGGAGGAATTGAGGAAGCAACTGAAGGGAAAGGATATATCCTTAGAAGTTCTCATGGATAGACTAAACGATACCGATGAGGGTCATCCTGTTTTTAGCAACCAGTTGTACAGGGCAATGTCCCAAAGCAGCAGAAATCCATTTAATGATGGCTATGTCTTGAGGAACCTGGATGACGATGAAATTTCAGTCGTTGATTCTAGTTCCGGTGAGAGTGACGACTATAAGGATATCTTTAACAAAACTGAGTTTACAGTTAAAAGCAAACGATCATAG
- a CDS encoding uncharacterized protein (PKUD0A04460; similar to Saccharomyces cerevisiae YGR211W (ZPR1); ancestral locus Anc_5.120): MSASETDHVDKKPKVEISESQQQEEKQEQQENLFKPVGEVAAETEDEPQAVVNQGLRKTGAEDAQGHAVQEIESLCMNCHKQGVTRLLLTSIPYFKEIVLMSFQCPHCGFRNSEIQEASEIQEKGATYILKIECAKDFERQVVKSHTCTSKFLELDFEIPPQRGQLTSPEGLLNETVENLKQSQAERKESQPEVYNKIEEFISKVQKCLNCEEGSLPLTLVLDDPAGNSWIEYVPGEPQHKWSCTWYPRSPAQNVQLGLISEDEVAQREREINKAKAAEAKKLVESKNNVEDNNPRSHIVGGDSEIENFENEVETFRATCSGCYAPCYTHMKLVNIPHFKDVVIMSTTCDHCGYKSNEVKTGGEIPPHGTKITLYCDDPEDLARDILKSETCGMQIPELNLDLTPGTLGGRFTTIEGLLRQVKDELHARVFTQTSDSMAPDVKARWNTFFDNLDKAIDGKIKFTVHMTDPLSSSYIQNVYAPDPDPNMKIEQYERTQEENEELGLLDMKTENYDQAT, from the coding sequence ATGTCAGCTTCTGAAACAGATCACGTTGATAAGAAACCTAAGGTTGAGATTTCTGAATCTCAAcagcaagaagaaaaacaagaacAGCAGGAAAATTTATTCAAGCCGGTTGGGGAAGTTGCCGCTGAAACTGAAGATGAACCTCAAGCAGTTGTTAATCAAGGATTGAGAAAGACCGGTGCAGAGGATGCACAAGGCCATGCGGTCCAGGAGATTGAATCTCTGTGTATGAACTGTCATAAACAGGGTGTCACGCGGTTATTGTTGACATCGATTCCATATTTTAAGGAGATAGTCTTGATGTCATTTCAATGTCCACATTGTGGATTCAGAAACTCGGAAATTCAAGAAGCTTCagaaatccaagaaaaagGTGCAACATATATCCTCAAGATTGAGTGTgccaaagattttgaaaggCAAGTTGTCAAATCCCACACTTGTACCAGTaaatttttggaattggaCTTTGAAATCCCACCACAGAGAGGTCAGTTAACTTCACCTGAAGGTTTACTCAatgaaactgttgaaaatttgaaacagTCACAAGCAGAGAGAAAAGAATCACAGCCAGAAGTATacaataaaattgaagaatttatttccaaagttCAGAAATGTCTGAATTGTGAAGAAGGTTCATTGCCATTAACTTTGGTTTTGGATGATCCAGCAGGTAACTCTTGGATTGAATATGTTCCTGGGGAGCCACAGCATAAGTGGAGTTGTACGTGGTACCCAAGATCTCCAGCACAGAATGTGCAACTAGGTCTAATTTCAGAGGATGAAGTTGCACAGCGtgaaagagaaatcaataaGGCAAAGGCAGCTGAAGCCAAAAAACTAGTCGAATCCAAGAACAACGTTGAAGATAACAATCCAAGATCTCATATAGTGGGTGGTGATTCCGAGATTGAGaactttgaaaatgagGTTGAAACCTTCCGTGCCACTTGTTCTGGTTGTTATGCACCATGTTATACACATATGAAATTGGTGAATATTCCTCATTTCAAGGACGTTGTCATCATGTCGACAACTTGTGACCATTGCGGTTACAAGTCTAATGAGGTGAAAACTGGCGGTGAAATCCCTCCGCACGGTACTAAAATCACTCTATACTGTGATGACCCTGAAGATCTAGCCCGTGATATCCTAAAATCCGAGACTTGCGGTATGCAAATTCCGGAGCTCAATCTTGATTTGACACCTGGTACACTTGGTGGCAGATTCACAACCATTGAAGGTTTGTTACGTCAAGTTAAGGATGAATTACATGCGAGAGTTTTCACCCAAACGTCAGACTCAATGGCACCCGATGTTAAGGCAAGATGGAACACATTTTTTGATAACTTGGATAAGGCAATTGATGGTAAAATCAAGTTCACTGTCCACATGACCGATCCCCtatcttcttcttataTCCAGAATGTTTATGCCCCAGATCCAGATCCGAACATGAAGATCGAACAGTACGAAAGAACAcaagaggaaaatgaagagcTCGGGTTACTTGATATGAAGACAGAAAATTACGACCAAGCTACTTGA
- a CDS encoding uncharacterized protein (PKUD0A04440), with the protein MSSFLDRWLYRDNKSAHNVGTRNGNTGSFYSQTGAKQSTPYYPEGGAAYPRRASGGTAPNLQNVPWSYYKNVETHRRGSAGSMEAMGPVEPVERLDPMERVKAAAHAEALGGAEMPVGATAQVRARPVGMDAAGAILPDVVRRPSGASSVSSTENE; encoded by the coding sequence ATGTCGTCTTTTTTGGACCGGTGGCTCTACAGAGACAACAAGAGCGCGCACAATGTGGGCACGCGGAATGGTAACACGGGCTCGTTTTACTCGCAGACGGGCGCCAAGCAGTCGACCCCCTACTACCCAGAGGGGGGGGCTGCGTATCCGCGGCGGGCGTCGGGCGGCACTGCGCCTAATTTGCAAAATGTTCCCTGGTCGTACTACAAGAATGTGGAGACGCACCGTCGGGGAAGCGCGGGTAGCATGGAGGCCATGGGGCCAGTGGAGCCAGTGGAGCGTCTGGACCCCATGGAGCGCGTGAAGGCTGCGGCGCACGCGGAGGCGCTGGGCGGGGCGGAGATGCCGGTGGGCGCTACTGCGCAGGTTCGCGCACGGCCTGTTGGGATGGATGCTGCGGGCGCAATACTACCGGATGTTGTGCGGCGGCCCTCGGGGGCAAGTAGCGTGAGTAGCACTGAGAACGAGTAA
- a CDS encoding uncharacterized protein (PKUD0A04410; similar to Saccharomyces cerevisiae YKL138C (MRPL31); ancestral locus Anc_2.428), producing the protein MFGPFRATSVNFSGLLWKRPWRLSSHQKRRQRFRMRTVDSNIEALYEGLTANGMSAKKITDLKFNFPKESEMAPRDKYTVFNKHARGYRKGVHFVPKWTKLSLRENPENF; encoded by the coding sequence ATGTTTGGCCCATTCAGAGCAACTAGTGTGAACTTCAGTGGTCTTCTATGGAAGAGACCATGGAGACTATCGAGTCACCAAAAGAGAAGACAAAGATTCAGAATGAGGACAGTTGATTCCAATATTGAAGCACTCTATGAAGGGTTGACTGCCAATGGCATGTCTGCGAAGAAGATCACAGACTTGAAGTTCAACTTCCCGAAGGAATCTGAAATGGCACCAAGAGACAAGTACACagttttcaacaaacatGCTCGTGGATACAGAAAGGGAGTACATTTTGTTCCTAAATGGACCAAATTGTCCTTAAGAGAGAATCCAGAAAACTTCTAG
- a CDS encoding uncharacterized protein (PKUD0A04420; similar to Saccharomyces cerevisiae YMR117C (SPC24); ancestral locus Anc_2.427): MMESLASTISETASVIEIHDDLALIDNINNKLSSLDNYKQHDIETLNLRLEELQQQLDNIVASINTLKSSTDGKATRTELNKLNNEIFNSARNLTSLNMKINSLKLSYNENLRKLDSLESDLAALTENFINHTSSVSMDAGPQDPRLIEENSNLIKLKLYQSLGLKINFQTGEVLILNKKKKNITLLKLDDSYTEYFISNFIWDNI, translated from the coding sequence ATGATGGAGTCGCTTGCGTCCACAATATCCGAGACAGCGTCAGTCATAGAAATCCATGATGATCTTGCCCTCATAgacaacatcaacaataaattgaGCAGTTTGGACAACTATAAACAACACGATATAGAGACTCTAAATCTTCGGCTCGAAGAATTACAGCAACAGCTGGACAATATAGTTGCTTCCATCAATACGTTGAAATCGTCAACTGATGGCAAGGCAACAAGAACAGAATTAAACAAGCTAAACAACGAAATCTTCAACTCGGCAAGAAACCTAACATCTTTGAATATGAAGATAAACTCTCTTAAACTCTCGTATAATGAAAACCTGAGGAAGCTAGACTCTTTAGAATCGGACTTGGCTGCCCTAACGGAAAACTTTATCAACCACACCTCGTCGGTTTCGATGGATGCCGGCCCTCAAGATCCCAGACTTATTGAGGAGAACTCCAATCTAATCAAGTTGAAGTTGTACCAATCTCTAGGACTCAAGATCAATTTCCAAACAGGAGAGGTGCTGATTCTCaataaaaagaagaaaaacatcacGCTCTTAAAACTAGACGACAGCTACACTGAGTATTTTATATCGAACTTCATTTGGGACAACATATAG
- a CDS encoding uncharacterized protein (PKUD0A04430; similar to Saccharomyces cerevisiae YKL137W (CMC1); ancestral locus Anc_2.429) has product MGWYDGNSGKTRISGLPSWVLTPAEEKQVLEEYQKEVWRKCDEYVKEFQKCEASAGFGVWFKCKEEGKAMKACVEHHHQYEYVDEIRDAFIKKKMKRAQEVAQSEDK; this is encoded by the coding sequence ATGGGGTGGTACGACGGCAATAGCGGGAAGACCAGAATCAGCGGATTGCCAAGTTGGGTGCTAACGCCTGCCGAGGAGAAACAGGTTTTAGAGGAATACCAAAAGGAGGTTTGGAGGAAATGCGACGAGTATGTGAAGGAGTTTCAGAAATGTGAAGCCAGTGCTGGGTTTGGAGTATGGTTCAAATGTAAGGAGGAAGGTAAGGCGATGAAGGCGTGTGTGGAGCACCACCACCAGTACGAGTATGTGGATGAGATCCGGGACGCCTttatcaagaagaagatgaagaggGCCCAAGAGGTAGCCCAGAGTGAGGACAAGTGA